A stretch of bacterium DNA encodes these proteins:
- a CDS encoding PqqD family peptide modification chaperone: MNENTRWRRRPGLPWREEQDAAREALAALEAGQDAGGEGTLLIVERGRVTELNLLGGEIWKLCDGSRDADAIVETLLPRFEVERDELAADVRAFLADLAARGWVVPA, encoded by the coding sequence GTGAACGAGAACACACGCTGGCGGCGCCGCCCGGGCCTGCCGTGGCGCGAGGAGCAGGACGCGGCCCGCGAGGCTCTCGCCGCGCTCGAGGCGGGGCAGGACGCGGGCGGCGAGGGCACGCTGCTGATCGTGGAGCGCGGCCGCGTCACCGAGCTGAACCTGCTCGGCGGCGAGATCTGGAAGCTCTGCGACGGCTCGCGCGACGCCGACGCGATCGTCGAGACGCTGCTGCCGCGCTTCGAGGTCGAGCGGGACGAGCTGGCCGCCGACGTGCGGGCGTTCCTCGCGGACCTCGCGGCCCGGGGCTGGGTGGTGCCGGCGTGA